Proteins from one Mucilaginibacter jinjuensis genomic window:
- a CDS encoding response regulator transcription factor, giving the protein MTINNGREALKRILILEDNQDILEMLTEWLTSIGYEVAAYHSVTDIVSLVEENRPDLIMLDYLLGGINGGEYCSQLKKNPKTKHIPIIMLSAHQRVIDSLGHYGWDAFVAKPFDLEELAQQINTLIYK; this is encoded by the coding sequence ATGACGATAAATAACGGTAGAGAAGCACTTAAAAGGATACTTATCCTGGAGGATAATCAGGATATTTTGGAAATGCTTACAGAATGGTTGACTTCCATCGGTTATGAAGTGGCTGCTTATCATTCGGTTACTGACATTGTTTCCTTGGTAGAAGAAAATAGACCAGACCTGATTATGCTGGATTACCTTTTAGGCGGTATAAATGGCGGAGAGTATTGTTCGCAGCTTAAGAAAAACCCAAAAACAAAGCATATTCCAATTATCATGCTTTCTGCCCATCAGCGGGTGATTGACTCTTTGGGGCACTATGGCTGGGATGCGTTTGTTGCCAAGCCGTTCGACCTTGAAGAACTCGCTCAACAAATTAATACATTAATCTACAAATAG
- a CDS encoding GAF domain-containing protein, with amino-acid sequence MAKKTNYDSEFCGSLPLNHINVVQSYGYLVVLDKINFRILQVSENCPDLFLTDFHSVIGKDLTEFCNTKQLKELQGRFAERSKEKIPLTLTILGKRLLSLAHFKDTHIILEIEKTYQAGERTFTNVYEEVKYAMATIESAETINEASQAAVHELRKITGFDGIMMYRFDEDWNGTVIAEEKEGNLENYLGHTFPASDVPKQARDLYLKNPYRLIPDREYEPVRLYPVINPVTNAFIDLSDCNLRGVAAVHLEYLKNMNVDASMSIRVICNNTLWGLIACHHLTPHYLNFELCSVCELISSVISNRISAILNKDLFEQETELQKYQTTLIAQVYAEHELIPGLMPEEGINVLTTFGAGGAVAFYQGAYRTIGEVPDRDMVENLLLWLQNKELDRVFNTDQLPELFDEAMPYAVIASGLLAIPVDKRNGEFLIIFRPEVVQTINWGGDPGKTINFDPDGTKYHPRASFKIWKELVHHTSEPWTKQELETAENLRTFIYEFRTKQANYN; translated from the coding sequence ATGGCTAAAAAAACTAATTACGATTCTGAATTTTGCGGCAGTCTGCCCTTAAACCATATTAACGTAGTTCAATCCTATGGCTATCTGGTAGTGCTCGATAAAATCAATTTTCGTATCCTTCAGGTTAGCGAAAATTGTCCTGATTTATTCCTGACCGACTTTCATAGCGTTATAGGGAAAGACTTGACGGAATTTTGCAACACAAAGCAATTGAAGGAATTGCAAGGGCGTTTTGCCGAACGGTCTAAAGAGAAAATCCCTTTAACTCTGACGATTTTGGGTAAACGGCTTTTATCACTCGCGCATTTCAAGGATACCCATATCATACTGGAGATCGAGAAAACTTACCAGGCGGGTGAGCGTACCTTTACCAATGTTTATGAAGAGGTAAAATACGCGATGGCTACAATAGAGTCTGCTGAAACTATAAACGAGGCTAGCCAGGCGGCCGTTCATGAACTGAGAAAGATCACAGGCTTTGACGGCATTATGATGTACCGCTTTGATGAAGATTGGAACGGTACCGTGATTGCGGAAGAAAAAGAAGGCAATCTGGAGAATTACCTTGGACATACTTTTCCTGCTTCTGATGTGCCAAAACAGGCACGCGACCTATATTTAAAAAACCCATATCGGCTAATTCCTGACCGGGAGTATGAGCCAGTACGGCTCTACCCGGTGATTAATCCGGTTACTAATGCCTTTATAGACCTTTCTGATTGTAACCTGCGTGGCGTTGCAGCCGTTCACCTCGAATACCTGAAGAATATGAACGTGGATGCATCGATGTCCATTCGCGTTATTTGTAATAATACGCTTTGGGGGCTTATTGCTTGCCATCATCTTACACCACATTATTTGAATTTTGAATTGTGCTCGGTTTGTGAGCTGATTTCTTCGGTAATCTCTAATCGTATATCCGCGATTTTAAATAAGGATTTGTTTGAACAGGAAACTGAATTGCAGAAATACCAAACCACACTTATTGCACAGGTTTATGCAGAGCATGAACTCATTCCGGGTTTGATGCCGGAAGAGGGTATCAATGTGTTAACCACGTTTGGGGCAGGCGGGGCAGTTGCTTTCTATCAGGGTGCTTATCGCACTATTGGCGAGGTACCAGATAGAGATATGGTAGAAAATTTGCTGCTCTGGCTTCAGAATAAAGAGTTAGATCGGGTGTTCAATACAGATCAACTGCCCGAATTATTTGATGAAGCTATGCCTTATGCAGTTATCGCCAGCGGGTTACTGGCTATACCGGTAGATAAGAGGAACGGGGAGTTTCTGATCATTTTTCGCCCGGAGGTGGTACAGACCATCAATTGGGGGGGCGATCCGGGAAAAACGATCAATTTTGATCCTGATGGTACCAAATACCATCCGCGTGCCTCTTTTAAAATATGGAAGGAGCTGGTTCATCATACTTCCGAACCCTGGACAAAACAAGAACTGGAAACAGCAGAAAACCTCAGGACGTTTATTTACGAGTTCAGAACAAAACAAGCTAATTATAATTAA